One Thermotoga sp. genomic window carries:
- a CDS encoding cupin domain-containing protein, with protein MEVQIEKPTPEKLKELGVERWPIWEKEVSEFDWYYDTNEICYILEGKVEVTTEDGKRYVIEKGDLVTFPKGLRCRWKVIEPVRKHYNLF; from the coding sequence GTGGAAGTGCAAATAGAAAAACCCACACCGGAAAAGCTCAAAGAGCTCGGTGTAGAAAGATGGCCCATCTGGGAAAAGGAAGTCAGCGAGTTTGACTGGTACTACGACACCAACGAGATCTGCTACATCTTGGAAGGAAAGGTGGAGGTAACAACGGAGGATGGGAAGAGATACGTGATTGAAAAAGGCGACCTTGTTACCTTTCCCAAGGGCTTGAGGTGCCGATGGAAAGTAATAGAGCCTGTGAGGAAACACTACAACCTGTTTTGA
- a CDS encoding Na(+)/H(+) antiporter subunit B yields the protein MRWVWTTVLIVFGIVLIAYGSFEKVSVDFKDLVVENPITQIYLLNRVYDTVFEVLIFSLAVLGVSLHMAYLPAPGEIKSISDVSIRIFTRFIAFFLLVGSLYLAIEGHVSPGGGFSAGVAGGTALALIAMVEEFESFERKFEKAHVHSLEKMIMVVFLFFVLLIFPGRNLIVPANVIVYLKVMLGSWIVVYYFIKHRGLL from the coding sequence ATGAGATGGGTTTGGACAACGGTGCTGATTGTTTTCGGAATTGTGTTGATCGCATACGGAAGCTTTGAAAAGGTCTCTGTAGATTTCAAAGACCTTGTGGTGGAAAATCCCATCACGCAGATATACCTTCTGAACAGGGTGTACGATACGGTATTCGAGGTGCTCATTTTCTCTCTGGCAGTTCTGGGAGTTTCTCTCCACATGGCGTATCTTCCTGCTCCTGGAGAAATAAAGAGTATATCGGACGTTTCCATCAGAATCTTCACGCGGTTCATCGCGTTCTTCCTTCTGGTGGGTTCTCTGTACCTTGCGATCGAGGGTCATGTGAGCCCCGGTGGGGGATTCTCGGCTGGTGTAGCAGGAGGAACGGCTCTTGCATTGATAGCCATGGTCGAGGAGTTCGAAAGCTTTGAAAGGAAATTCGAGAAAGCACATGTGCATTCACTGGAAAAGATGATCATGGTTGTCTTTCTTTTCTTCGTTCTTTTGATCTTCCCTGGAAGGAACCTCATTGTTCCCGCCAACGTGATCGTGTACTTGAAGGTGATGCTGGGAAGCTGGATAGTAGTGTACTACTTCATAAAGCACAGAGGACTACTCTGA
- a CDS encoding hydrogenase subunit MbhD domain-containing protein — protein sequence MIEHIVLFSMIAISFYTIFTPARMFSVIGRTAISILATLLYTILAAPDVAIAEALLGALLTTLVYLIALKSRDRIKIGFTPVRLLFEKIGEAFTGFEYELMKNFCEKYDYGVEFVEYSSLEELIEALNEGKIDIGCGGIFREDKRGYLETKIFYLEDEKLDLLRYMDRTYRGEELNHVFQKEGSYHILFADEELKSRFKRFLKAEKDLVERLKRKYLGEEGK from the coding sequence TTGATAGAGCACATCGTTCTTTTCTCGATGATAGCTATCTCTTTCTACACGATTTTCACACCAGCGAGGATGTTCTCGGTCATTGGAAGAACCGCTATCAGCATCCTGGCGACGCTTCTTTACACCATTCTTGCCGCCCCAGATGTTGCAATAGCCGAGGCACTTTTGGGAGCTCTCCTCACAACCCTTGTTTACCTGATAGCTCTCAAATCCAGGGACAGAATAAAGATCGGCTTCACTCCGGTGAGGCTACTCTTCGAAAAGATCGGAGAAGCCTTCACGGGTTTTGAATACGAACTCATGAAGAACTTCTGTGAAAAATACGACTACGGAGTGGAATTCGTGGAATACAGTTCTCTGGAAGAGCTGATCGAAGCACTGAACGAGGGAAAGATAGATATTGGGTGTGGTGGTATCTTCAGGGAAGACAAAAGGGGATACCTGGAAACGAAGATCTTCTACCTCGAGGACGAAAAGCTCGACCTTCTGAGATACATGGACAGAACCTATCGAGGGGAGGAGTTGAACCACGTCTTCCAGAAAGAAGGAAGCTATCATATCCTCTTTGCCGACGAGGAATTGAAGAGCCGGTTCAAACGGTTCCTGAAGGCGGAGAAGGACCTCGTGGAAAGGCTCAAAAGAAAGTATCTGGGGGAGGAAGGTAAATGA
- a CDS encoding monovalent cation/H(+) antiporter subunit G, with amino-acid sequence MIYVGVVLMCLGTFLTLIKKDFYLKMHFIGISDTVGSIFVVLNFWEDASRTVLMIVILLVWGPFISHVIARMYTEGSS; translated from the coding sequence ATGATCTACGTCGGTGTGGTGCTGATGTGTCTCGGCACTTTCCTCACCCTCATCAAGAAAGATTTTTACCTGAAGATGCACTTCATAGGAATTTCCGACACAGTGGGATCTATCTTTGTGGTACTCAACTTCTGGGAAGATGCCTCAAGAACCGTTCTCATGATAGTGATTCTACTTGTGTGGGGACCGTTCATCTCTCACGTGATAGCACGTATGTATACGGAGGGATCCTCTTGA
- a CDS encoding Na+/H+ antiporter subunit E, with the protein MSVFTAVVTGTVFFVVLSQKVTLLTTVSGILMSFAAYVFTRPSHFEKFPILVFKLAYYTPKAIFESLMVMLSSRERKVYEIPVKDEWEELEKTLTITLTPRTLVVVSDEGYIVVHRVGRE; encoded by the coding sequence GTGTCTGTTTTCACTGCAGTGGTGACGGGCACTGTTTTTTTCGTGGTTCTTTCTCAAAAGGTTACTCTCCTGACCACTGTTTCAGGAATTCTTATGAGTTTTGCCGCTTACGTGTTCACAAGACCGTCGCACTTCGAGAAGTTTCCGATTCTCGTGTTCAAGCTTGCCTACTACACACCGAAGGCGATCTTCGAGTCGTTGATGGTGATGCTATCGTCCAGAGAGAGGAAGGTCTACGAGATCCCGGTGAAAGATGAATGGGAAGAACTCGAAAAGACGCTCACGATCACGCTCACACCCAGGACTCTGGTCGTCGTTTCCGATGAAGGATACATAGTAGTTCATCGGGTGGGAAGAGAATGA